The DNA window CGGGCCGGATGGGCCCGACGAGCGGCAGTGAAGATCACATCGATCCCTCTGCGCGCAGCGCGGCCCGCGCCGCCTTCACCGGCGTGGCGTTGCTCGTCGCGGCGCGCACGGGTCCCGCCACCGACGCGCTGATCGCACTGGGCAACGTCGGCGCAGCCATTGCCTCTCTCTGCGCCCTCGGCGCGCTCGCGCGCGTGTCGGGGCTCGGAGGGCTCCTCGAGCCGCCGCCCACCGCGCGCAGGCTCGACGCCGTGGCGTTCGCCTCCGTGTTCTGGACGGTGGCCGTCGCCCTGCCCATCGCGTCGACGGCCTCCCCCGAGCGCGTCGCCGGCCTCGACCCTGCCATCATCGCGTACGCCACGACCACCGCCTCGCTGGGCTCCCTCGCCATCACCGTGATCGCCCTCGCTCGAACACGCTCGGAGCGCAGGCTGGAGCTGGGGGTCGCCGACCGGACCGAAGCCGCGCTCCTGCTCACCCTCACCACCCTGACGATCGGCGTGCTCGCCGCGCTCACCGGCGTGGCCAGCCCCGAGGCGCTGCTGCCGGTGACGAGCACCATTGCGGCCTTCTGCGTGGCCATCAGTGTCGTGACCGCAGATCCTGCGGCGCTCTCCCGCGCGCTCCGCCTCACCCTGGCGCTGGCCCTGCTGGCCACGCCGGTGGCGCTGCTCGCCGTGTACGTCGTGCACGAGAGCCCGATGCGCCTCGAAGCCGCCGAGCGCACGTGGATCGGCTTGCGCCGCACCCCCGTGGGCGCGGTGGTGTTCGTGGCGTGCGCCGGGTGCGCCGCGGCAGGTCTCTTCGCTCCCTGGCTCAGCAGGAAGTTCGCCCCCGAGGGAGCGCGGTGGCTGCGCGGTCTCGACGCGGCCACCCGGGCGGCCCTGCACCCCGATCCCGACACGGCGCTGGAGACTGCTCTCTTCTCCCTGCGGGAGCTGTGGGGAAGCCGGAACAAGGCCCCCCAGCGACCCTTGGCCGAAGGGTTCGAGAAACCCAGCAACCCGATCGGCCCGGCGCTGTACCGCCTCGCTCCGCCCGAGCGCATCACCGTGGATCTCGCGGGCTATGCGCACACCGAGCGCGCCGAGATCCCTCAGCGCCTCATCGCGCTGACCGACGGCGAGCCCGAAGGCGTGCTCCGCATCGAGGTCCTCGAAGCAACTCAGGTGCGCCGGCCCGAGGTGCGGCCACTCATCACCTGGCTCACCGAGCGTGGCATCGGTTGCGCTGCGGTGATCCGTGACACCACGGGCGCCGCCGGAGCGATCGTCCTCCCACGCGACGGGCGCGACACGCCCATGTCGCTGGAAGAGGTCGAGGGGCTGCGCGCCCTCGCCGATCGGCTCGGGGCCGTGATCAGCGCCGCAGGCATGCTCGCCCGCTCGCGGGAGCGGGAGATGGAGATACGGAGTCAGCTCGCCCAGGAGAAAGGCGAGTCCGCTCGCCTCGCGCAGGAGCTCGCCCATGGCGAAGCGAGGCGCCGCGGGATCGCCGAGCGCCTCGCCCGCCCCGCCCGCATCGGCGCTTACAGCCCGGCCGCGCGCTCGGCAGTCGACCAGATCGAACGACTCGCCGAGAACGATCGCCCGATCACCCTGCTCTCTGCACCAGGGATCGACGCCGTCGCGTGGGCCGCGCTCGCGCACCTCGGCTCGCCCCGCTCGGGTGGCGCCTTCACCCTCATCGACGCCGCCACGGGCGCCGAGCACGCGCTCGCTCACTGGCGTGACCGCACCACCTCACCCATGGAGACGGCGCGCAGCGGGACCCTCGTCGTGCTCGACGCCCACGCCTTGCCCATGGACGTGCAAGACGAACTCGGCACCACGCTGCCGCCCGATGTCGGGCTCGTCGTGTCCGTCCCCCAGACCGTCGACGTGCTCGTCGCCGCAGGTCACCTGAGCGAACGCCTCGCCGATCGTCTGGGTGATCGCGCCGTCGCGCTCCCCACCCTCGCCGACCGCGGCGAGGACTTGCGTGCTCTCTCCCTGGAACACCTGGCCCGCCTCGGCACCCGCTTGCGAGGCCGCCCCCTCGGTCTCGATCTGCACGCCCTCTCGATGATCCTCGAGTACACCTGGCCAGGCAACGACGCGGAACTCGGCGCCGTGCTCCTGCGTGCGGTCCTCGTCACCGAAGGGGACGTCGTCGGTGTCCGTGAACTCGCAGCCATCGGCTTCCAGGCGGCCACGACGGCTCCTGACCTCGATCTGCCCGATGTCACGAGCGCCCCACCCCGCCGGCGGCGCTCCAGCAGACGCTGAGCGACGACGCGCCCGGTCGCGGCAAAGCGCAGGTGCGACCTCTCAAGCCGCCAGCGGCGTCGCCATGAGCCGACAGCTCGCTGCACACCGACGGCAAACCGACGCACACCCCTGCATCTGCGCGTCCCCCTCGAAGCGTGCACATTCCCGCGCGCAACGCTCGCACGCCTCCGCGCAAGCCGCGCAGGTGAGCCCGTGGATCTCCGAACCCCGCAACAGGAAATTCGAGCACGTTTCGCACATTTCAGCGCAGTCCAGCATCGCCCGGATGTGCCGCTCCTCCGCGTGCTCCCCTCCCTGCTCCAGACAGTACTGGATGGTCTGGAGACACAGCCGATGGCAGTCGAGGCAGTTCAGGTAACAGTCGTCATCCACGAGTATTTTCTTCGCACCCACCATGGGTCTCCTCCATCCGGCCCGCACGCCCACGGGCCGAAGGCGAGACGGTACAAAGGGCGTGCCTCGCCGCGCCCCTCCCCTCCGGGCCGGACACGCGCGGCACATCACCCTCGATTCCGTCGAAGCGCAGTCATCCGCGGTAGCCCGCTCCAGGCGTGCGCCTCTCGAACTCCGGGCAGAGATGCGTCTCCTGCACGAACGCCGTCATCGTGTCCCAGATCCGAAACAGCTCGTCTTTCGTTCTCACGGATCGGTACCCGAGCTTGTTGTCCCGGAAGCAGGCGAGGCCCCCGAAGAGCCCATGACCCACAGGTGAATAGTCCGACAGGCCGCACCCGAAGCACGTCTTGAGAAACCAGTGGCTCGGAAGCCTGCGTTGAAGGTCCAGAAGCTCGTCCTCGAACCAACCAGACCGCCCCTCTGATTCGAGGCGCAGGTCTCCGACCACGAGGACGAGGTGCAGGCTTTCCTCATCGATACCGCCGGTGGCATGCGCGCTACCGAGACGAAGTCGCGCTTCGAGCGTGCCCCGCAGCTCGCCGGCGTCGACGGCAACGATCACCGGAATCTCGAACTCGAACAGACACGAACAGAGGGTCCCACCAGCGAAACTGAACCGCGACAGGTCTGCCGGCGCCGTGGAGGACACGACCTCGAACGAATCGAAGTCGTTGCCTTCGAAATCCACGCCGCAAAGCGACATTCGAAGTGTCGCGCCATCGTTCTCGATGGTCGTCTCGATGTCGCCTTGCAGATCGCGGTACCTGGTTCGGTAGACGCTCCTCATCGATCGACTCGCGAGCCCTGGAGGCACGGCCCGACATTCCGCGTCACGCCGGGTCTCTCACGCCCTCTTCCGTCACCTCGTCCCGGTGGAACACCCGGTACAGCACCGGCAGCACCAGCAAGGTCAGCGTCGTCGAGGAGACGATCCCTCCGATCACCACCGTCGCCAGCGGCCGCTGCACCTCGGATCCGGTGCCCGTGGCCAGCGCCATGGGGACGAAGCCCAGCGCAGCGACCAGCGCCGTCATCAGGACCGCCCGGAGCCGCGCCACCGATCCTCGATGCACTGCGTCGTCCAGCATCACCCCACGCCGACGGGTATTCTCGATGAACGTCACCATCACCAGCCCGTTGAGCACCGCCACCCCCGACAGGGCGATGAACCCGATCGCCGCCGCGATCGAGATCGGGAGCCCACGGATCCACAGCGCCAGCACCCCACCGGTGAGCGCGAGCGGCACCCCCGTGAAGATCAAGAGCGCGTTCTTCACCGTTCCGAACGACAGGTAGAGCAACCCGAAGATCAATCCGAGCGCCGCCGGGACCACCAGCAAGAGCCGTGCGCGCGCCGTGAGCAGGTGCTCGAACTGCCCTCCCCATGCGATCCAGTAGCCGGGCGGCAGCTTCACCTCCGCCTCCAGCCGCTCCTGCGCCTCGGCCACGAAGCCGCCCAGATCGCGCCCTCGCACGTTGCACTGCACGACCACCCGCCGCTTGCCGTTCTCGTGGCTGACCTGATTCGGCCCCTCCTCCAGCTTGATCGTCGCCAACGCCCCCAGCGGCACGAAGGCAGGCCGGTTCGCGCGTCGCTCCGGTGCCAGTGCGCTGGCCGTCCCCCCTGCTGCGCTCGCCAGGCCTCCCCCGCTCGCCATGCTCGCCGCGCCCTCGTCGCGCCCACGCGCGGGCAAGGGCACGGGCAGGTTCTCCAGGGCGCCGAGATCTCGCCGGATGGCATCGGGGAGGCGCAGCACCAGCTCGAACCGCCGGTCGCCTTCGAACACCTCCCCCGCGCTCACCCCGCCCACCGCGGCCTCCACGATCTCTTGCACGTCGGCCACGTTGATCCCGTAACGAGCCACCGCCCGCCGGTTGACGTCGATCGTGAGCACCGGCAGCCCCGTCACCTGCTCCACCTTCAGATCAGCCACCCCGGGCACCGTCGCCAGCACCGCACTCACCCGCTGCGCCTCGCGGACGAGCACGTCCAGATCCTCGCCGAAGACCTTCACCGCCACATCGCCACGGACCCCGCTGGTCAGCTCGTTGAACCGCAGCTCGATGGGCTGGCTCAGCTCGTAGTTCTGACCAGGCAGCCCTGCGAGCACGCCCTCCATCGCCTCGGCCAGCTCCGCTTGCGTCGTCGCGCGTTTCCATCCCTCCCGGGGCTTGAGCATCACGTACGTATCGGACACGTTGGGTCCCATCGGGTCCGTCGCGACTTCGGCCGTGCCGGTGCGCGCGAACACGGAGGACACCTCGTCGGGGAACTGCTCCAGCAGCGTGCGCTCGAGCTGCATCTGCATCGACAAGCTCTGGGTCAGGCTGATCGACGGGATCCGCGCCGGCTGGATGGCCAGCGCTCCCTCGCTCAGCTTCGGAGCGAACTCACTCCCGAGCCGCGTCGAGAGGAGCCCCGCAGCGGCCAGCAGCACCACCGCGCTCCCGACCACGAGCCGCGGACACCCTACCAGCCGATCGAGCACCCGCCCGTATGCCTTCGTCAACCAGCGCAGCCCGGGCCCCTCCCGTTCGGTGATCTTCCCCCGGAGCACGATCGCCACCAGCGCCGGGATGAACGTCATCGACAGGATCGTCGCCCCCCCGAGTGCCAGCACCACCGTCGCGGCCATCGGGCGGAACATCTTCCCCTCGATCCCGGTGAGCGTCAGGATCGGCAGGTACACCACGGCGATGATCAGCTCGCCGAACAGCGTCGCCCGCCGCACCTCCCGCGACGCATCGTATGCGAGCCGCAGCCGCTCCTCGCGCGTGAGCACCCGGCCCAGCCGGTGCTGCTCCTCGGCGAACCGCCGCACGCAGTTCTCGACGATGATCACCGACCCGTCCACGATCAGCCCGAAGTCGAGCGCCCCCAGGCTCATCAGGTTGCCGCTGACGCCCCCCGCCACCATCCCGCTCACCGCAATGAGCATCGCGAACGGGATGACCATCGCCGCAATCACCGCGGCGCGGACGTTCCCGAGCAGGAGCACCAGCACCAGGATCACCAGGCCTGCGCCCTCCAGCAGGCTCCGCGTCACCGTGCCCAGCGTTGCCTCGACCAGGTAGGTCCGGTCGTAGAGGGTCTTCACGAACACCCCCTCCGGCAACGACCTGTTCACCTCGGCCACCCGCGCGTCGACCCGCTTCGACACCACGCGGCTGTTCTCGCCGAGGAGCATGATCGCCGTCCCGATCACCGCCTCCCGGCCGTTCTCGGTCGCGGCGCCCGTGCGGAGATCCTGGCCGACCCCCACCTCGGCCACGTCCAGGATCCGGATCGGCACACCGTCCTTGTGCCCGACCACGATCTCGCGGATGTCGTCCTCCCCTTCGACCAGCCCCGTCGCGCGGATCAGGTACTGCTCGCCCTTGTGCTCGATGTACCCGCCGCCCGCGTTCGCGTTGTTCGCGGCGAGCGCCTCCAGCACGTCCCGGAACGACAGCCCGTACGACAGGAGCTTCGCGGGATCCGGCGCCACCTGGAACAGCCGCTCGTATCCGCCGATGGCGTTGATCTCCGTCACCCCCGGCACCGTCCGGAGCTGCGGCCGCACCACCCAGTCCTGGAGCGTGCGCAGATCCGTCAGCGTGTAGGGTTCCCCGTCGGGCCGGAGCGCCCCCTCCTTCGCCTCGACGGACCACATGTAGATCTCGCCGAGCCCCGTCGCGATCGGCCCGATCTGAGGCTCGATGCGCCCTGGGGGCAGCGCCGCCTTCGCCGCCGCGAGGCGCTCGCTCACGAGCTGACGCGCCCAGTACACGTCGGTCCCGTCCTCGAAGACCACCGTCACCTGCGACAGCCCGTACCGCGACAGGGAGCGCACCTGCTCCACCTTCGGCAGCCCGCCCATCGCCCACTCGATCGGGAACGTGATCCGCCGCTCGACCTCCACCGGCGACAGCGCCTCGACCGGCGTGTTGATCTGCACCTGGACGCTGGTGATGTCCGGCACCGCGTCGATCGGCAGCCGCCGGAAGTTGTAGACGCCGAAGGCGCCCACCGCGAGCGTCAGGATGAGCACCGCCCAGCGCTGGCGGACCGAGAACTCCAGCAGCTTGCCCAGCAGGGTGAACACCGCGCCTCCGTCAGTGCTCGTGCGCGGCCCCGGACTTCCCGAGATCGGCCTTGAGAACGAAGCTGTTCTTGCTCGCGTAGCGTTCCCCCGCCGCGATCCCGGAGCGCACCTCGACCACCGCGTTCCCCTCGACCGTCCCGCGCCTCCCGAGGCGCACCGGGCGCACCTGGAACGCCTCGCCTTCTTGCACGAACACCACGTCCTTGCCCTCCAGCCGCTGCACGGCGTCGTCCAGCACCGTCACCGCGACCTCTGCCTCGCTCACCACGATGTCCGCCGTCGCGAACAACCCGGGCCGCCACGCTGGCCCCGGGTTCATCAGCACCACCCGCGCGATCGACGAACGCGTCTGCTCGTCGGCCACCTGGCTCAGGTAGGTGATCTTCCCCTCCGCCCGCTGCTCGATCCCCTCCGCGCGCACCCGCGCCACCTGCCCCGGATGCACCTGCGCGAGATCCTTCGCGTACACCGTCACGTTCACCCAGATCGTCGACAGATCGGCCACCGTGAACGCCCGCGTCTCGCCCCCGAGCACCTCGCCCACCGTCGCGTGCCGCTCGATGATCGTCCCGTCGAGCGGCGCCACCAGCGCGTAGCCCCCCTCCTTCGAGCCGCCCCCTGATCCCACCGCGAGCTTCTGCGTCGCGCTCCGGTGCTCGATCCGCGCCTCGGCGAGGGCCTGCTTCGCCGAGAGGTACTCCTTCTCCGACGTCACCTTCTCCTGCCAGAGCGCCTCCTGCCGCCGGAAGCTCGTCTCTGCCAGCTCCAGCCGCTCCCGCGCCGTCAGCGCCTCGCGCTGCAGATCGGCCAGCTCCCGGCTGTCGAGCACCGCCAGCACCTCGCCCTTCTTCACCCGGTCGCCCAGGTTCCGCTTCACCTCGCGCACCACCCCGCCCACGCGCGGCGTCACGTGCGCCACCGTGTCCGCATTCAGCGCCACCTCACCTGGCAGCGTGGCCGTCACTTCCACCTGCCCGGGCCCGGCCGCCGCCACCTCGATCCCGGCAGCAGCGAGCGCCTCGGCCGAGAGCACCACCCGCCCCTCGCCGTGCCCTTCCTCCTTGTCGCCGTGATCGTGGTCCTCGTGGCCGCGCCCCTCGCCGTGCCGGTGCTCGCCCTTGTCGTGATCGTGATCCCCGTGCCCGAAGAGGTCACCCCAGTGCGACGACTCCCCGTGCACCGCGTGCTCCACCAGCACGGTGATCCCCGCCGTCGCGCAGGCCAGCCCCAGCGCGCCTGCCACCAGCACGGCGATCCGACCTCGCGTCAGCTCGACCTTGTGTGTCGCGCTCATCGCGGCACCCTCCCCGACAGCACGAAGAGCTCGATCTTCGCGTTTGCGTGCGCATGCTCGGCCTGGAGCAACGCAAGCTGCGCGTCGAGCGCCTCGCGACGCACCAGCAGCGCGCTGTACGTATCGCTCTCGCCCAGCTCGAAGGAGCGCTGCGCCAGTGCCGCGGCCCGCTTCGCCAGCTCTGCCACCTCGGCCAGCGCCTCGAGCGCCGCCCGCGTCGACGTGTACCGCGCGTGGAGCTGCCGGATCTGCCCCGTGGCCTCGGCGCGTGTCGCCCCGAGCTGCGCGTCGGCCACCCCGACCTCGGCCGCGGCAGCCGCGGCTGCCGAGCGGTTCGCGTTCAACATCGGCAGCGGCGCCGCGATCCCGAGCATCCCGATGTGCGCCCCCTCGTCCAGCTCGTACTGCGCCGACACGCTCAGCGTCGGCCACCGTGCCGCCCGCTCACGCACCACCTTCGCCTTCGCCGACGCGAGCTGCGCCACGGCCGCCCGCACGTCCGTCCGCTCCCCGGCTTCCTGCAGCAGCGTCGCCAGCGACGGCGCCTCGCCACCGGGCACGAGCGGCCCTTCCACCCCGGGAGGCAGCGCCTCCAGACCGAGCAGCGCCACGAGCACCGCCAGATCCGCGTCACGCGCCCCCTCCACCGTCACCGCCGCCGCCGCCTCACGGGCCGCTTGAAGCGTCGCCAGCGCCGCATCCGTCTCCCGGATCTCGCCCGCCGCCCGCCGCCGCTCCACCGTCGTCAACAGCCCCCGCGCCAGATCACGGCGCGCCCTCGCCAGCACCAGCTCCTGCTCGTCCCGCACCACCTGTGCGTGCTGCAGCAGCGCTGCCAGCAGCACCCGCCGCCCCGTGTCCGCGCCCATCGCCTCCGCCGCTCGGAGCGCCTCTTCGGCCGCGTCGATGCGCGCGCTCTGCTGCCCCCCGAGATCGAACGGAAACGCGAAGCTCGCCTGCGCCGCCGGCGGCGGACGCCCGTCCCGGTTCACCCGCAGCCCCCCGGCCACGGCCACCACCGGATTGCTCAGCGAGAACACCCCTGCGGCCCCCCGCTCCGCACGCGCCACCCCCACCTCGGCCCCTGCCCTCCGGGCCGTTGGCGCCACGCGCGCGAGTTCCACCACCCGGGCCCGCGTCAACGGCTCTGCCGCCTCCACGGAAGCCGGCGTCCCCACCAGCCAGAGGACGCCCAGCACCAGCGACGCCACGGCCCACCGCGTCACACGACGAAGGCGACCAGACGGAAAGCCCCCCGAGGGGTGGCCAGCGGAACGGCAGATGCGACCGGACATACGAACAGAACCCCAGCGCTCGAGCGCCTGCACCTCGGCCCGCTCCCCTGGGAGCCTGGCCAACCCTTCCCGGATGCTCCCTGCCTCGACCCGCGAACGGCGGAAAACCCGGGAGATTTCAACCACTGGCCATGGAGCGGGAGCCACCCGGCCCCGAGGAGGGGGATGACCGTTGTGCCCTCGCCCCATGCGACCACCTCATTGATACAACAGTTTCACAAGTGTTACATCGTCTTCGACATCATGTCCATCGAAGCGCGCAACCGTGCCCTCCTGGTCCTCCTCCTCGTCGTCCTCTCCCTTCTGCTCACCTTCGGCGTGCGCACCTGGCTGCACCTCCGCGACACCGGGTCCACCGGCTTCCGCGGCATCTCCGGCCGACCGGGCTCGCTCCCCTGGATCGGCGGCGTGAGCTTCGCCCTCGCGCTCGCCTGCACCGTGCTCGCTCCGCTCCTGGTCTGGCTCGGCGTCGATCGCTGGCTCTTCCTGCCGCAGGCAGCGCTCGACATCGTCGGCACGATCGCCGCCTTGCTCGGCGTCGCTGGCATCGCCTGGTCTCAGAACGCCATGGGGCGCTCCTGGCGCGTCGGCGTGGACGGCGCCGAGCGCACCACGCTCGTCCTCGAAGGCCCGTTCCGCGCCGTGAGGAACCCCGTCTTCAGCTTCCTCGTCCTCGGCTCGCTCGGCCTTTTGCTCGTCCTGCCGACCTTCACCTCGCTCGCTGCGCTCGCGCTGCTCGTGCTGGCGATCGAGCTGCAGGTCCGCATCATCGAGGAGCCGTACCTCCGCACGACACACGGCGACACCTACACCGACTACAGTCGCCGCACGGGTCGTTTCGTACCGTGGATCGGCCGCGATTGACGCCACGACGCGCACGTCACGCACCGCATCGCTCCAACACACGAAGACGGCGCATCACACACACCGTCACCCTCCACGCGCCCACCCGTCACCAAAGAGTCTTACCCGCACGCGCCTCCGTCCGTTACGATCGGGACGATGCTCTTCAACCGCAGGTCCTCGCCGCCGGGGATGCCGAAGCTCACCTTCGGCCTCGTCCCTGCCACCGATGACGCCTGCACCCGACTGCACCTCGCCGACTTCTGTGCGCTGCTCGGTGAGCTGGTCGGAGGCGTCATTTCCCCGCACCGCGCTCCGTCGCCTGGAGCGCTCGCCTCGGCCGTCGCCTCGGGCCGGGTCAACGTCGCCTGGCTCTCGCCGACCCTCATGGTGAAGAGCCCTGGCCTCGCCCCGGTCGTGCCGCTGGTCAGCTCCGTCCGCGCCGGCTCGCCGCTCTATCACGCCGCCCTCTTCGTCGACGAGGCTTCGCCCATCACCGCCGTCGAGCAGCTCACCGGCGCGCGCGCTGCGTGGGTCGCCCCGAGCAGCGCCAGCGGCTACCTCTTCCCGCGCGCAGCCCTGCGCCGACGCGGCTTCGATCCGCGCAGCTTGTTCTCGACCGAGACCTTCCACAACACCCACGGCAAGGTCGCCGAAGCCGTGCTCCACGGCCACGCCGACGTCGGCGCCACCTTCGCCGTCTACGAGGACGGAGAGTCCTCGCACGGCATGCTCCGCGCGGGCTTCCTCGACGTCGTCCCCGGCCGGAGGGGCCGCGTGCTCGACGTCGCCGGCCCCATCCCCGCCGATCTCATCGCCAGCCTGCCCGACGTCCCGATCTTCGCCCGCTCGGCGCTCACCGTCTCGCTCCAGCGCATCGCCGATCACCCGGAAGCCCGCGAGCCACTCCGCTCGCTGTTCGGCGTCGAGCGCTTCGCTCCGTTCGCAGCGGCCGGCGCACGCGCCTTGCGCACCCTCGTCGACTTCGGCCGCGAACCTGCGACCGCCGCCTCCTACGGCTGAGACCAGCACCATCGGCCAGGGGCCTGTCGGCCCCTGCGCTCCCACGGCTCGCACTCTTTGCGCACCTCGACGGCGCCGCGTGTCGCGTCGCACGCCGTCATCGCGACCCGAGCTGGTACCCTGCGACCAGGGAGGTCGACACCATGGTCTCGGAGCAGTGCGATGTCGTCGTCGTCGGCGCGGGCCTATCGGGCATGTGCGCCGCCCGCAAGCTCACCCGGCGTGGCCGCCAGGTGGTCGTGCTCGAAGCCCAGGACCGCACCGGCGGCCGCGTCTGCCACGAAGAGGTCGAGATCGACGGCCACCACCACAGCTTCGATCTCGGCGCCGCCTACCTCGGCACCAACCAGACCGCCCTCATCCAGCTCTGCACCGAGCTTGGTCTCTGCATGGACTTCGACGACCCCAGCGCCGACGTCATCCCCGTCCGCGCCGAGGGCGAAGCCGTCTACTACCTCAACGGCAAGCGCGTCCTCGAAGACCCCGAGGCCACCCTCCCCTGGGCCGCCTTCAACCCCATCTCCCTCTTCGGCATCTGGCGGATGCAGCTCCGCCTCGACCGCTTCATCCAGGTGATGAAGAACCACATCCACGACCCGTGGAACGCGCCCAATGCCGAGCGCTGGGACGACTGGTCGGTCGAGGACTTCCTGAAGAGCGACGTCTTCTTCACCCGCATCGACGAAGACATGCTCCGCATCGGCGTCCGCGCCGTCTGGTCCGTCGAGCCCTCGGAGATCTCGTTCCTCTACTTCCTCTGGTACGCCGCCAGCGCCGGCGGCATCGACACCTTGCTCGACAACCAGGGCAAGGACGCCGCCCAGGGCTTCTACTTCCGCCACGGCGCCCACGACGTCTGTGACCGGCTCACCCGCGAGCTCGGACCCGCCGTGCGCCTGGGCCACCCCGTCCGCCGCATCGAGCAGGACCTCGAAGGCGTCACCATCACCACCCGGACCAACGACCGCCTCCGCGCCCGCCACGCCATCGTCGCCGTGAGCCCCTCCGTCTCGTCGCGCATCGAGTACGACCCGCCCCTCCGGCCCGATCGCACCCACCTCGTGCAGCGCAACCCCCTCGGCCGCACCGTCAAATGTTACGCCGTCTACGACGAGCCCTTCTGGCACGAGCGCTACTCCGGCCTGTCCATCGGCAACACCACCCCGCTCATCTGGACCATGGACTACACCGTCCCTCCCGGTCCTCCTGCGATCATGGCCTTCGTCGTCGCCGATCACGCCGACGCCCTCAGTGGCCGCCCCGCGCACGACATCGAGCGCACCGTCTGCACCGCGCTCGCCGAGACCTTCCAGGACGAGCGCTTCCGCTCCCCG is part of the Chondromyces crocatus genome and encodes:
- a CDS encoding four-helix bundle copper-binding protein, with the translated sequence MVGAKKILVDDDCYLNCLDCHRLCLQTIQYCLEQGGEHAEERHIRAMLDCAEMCETCSNFLLRGSEIHGLTCAACAEACERCARECARFEGDAQMQGCASVCRRCAASCRLMATPLAA
- a CDS encoding DUF6304 family protein produces the protein MRSVYRTRYRDLQGDIETTIENDGATLRMSLCGVDFEGNDFDSFEVVSSTAPADLSRFSFAGGTLCSCLFEFEIPVIVAVDAGELRGTLEARLRLGSAHATGGIDEESLHLVLVVGDLRLESEGRSGWFEDELLDLQRRLPSHWFLKTCFGCGLSDYSPVGHGLFGGLACFRDNKLGYRSVRTKDELFRIWDTMTAFVQETHLCPEFERRTPGAGYRG
- a CDS encoding efflux RND transporter permease subunit, coding for MFTLLGKLLEFSVRQRWAVLILTLAVGAFGVYNFRRLPIDAVPDITSVQVQINTPVEALSPVEVERRITFPIEWAMGGLPKVEQVRSLSRYGLSQVTVVFEDGTDVYWARQLVSERLAAAKAALPPGRIEPQIGPIATGLGEIYMWSVEAKEGALRPDGEPYTLTDLRTLQDWVVRPQLRTVPGVTEINAIGGYERLFQVAPDPAKLLSYGLSFRDVLEALAANNANAGGGYIEHKGEQYLIRATGLVEGEDDIREIVVGHKDGVPIRILDVAEVGVGQDLRTGAATENGREAVIGTAIMLLGENSRVVSKRVDARVAEVNRSLPEGVFVKTLYDRTYLVEATLGTVTRSLLEGAGLVILVLVLLLGNVRAAVIAAMVIPFAMLIAVSGMVAGGVSGNLMSLGALDFGLIVDGSVIIVENCVRRFAEEQHRLGRVLTREERLRLAYDASREVRRATLFGELIIAVVYLPILTLTGIEGKMFRPMAATVVLALGGATILSMTFIPALVAIVLRGKITEREGPGLRWLTKAYGRVLDRLVGCPRLVVGSAVVLLAAAGLLSTRLGSEFAPKLSEGALAIQPARIPSISLTQSLSMQMQLERTLLEQFPDEVSSVFARTGTAEVATDPMGPNVSDTYVMLKPREGWKRATTQAELAEAMEGVLAGLPGQNYELSQPIELRFNELTSGVRGDVAVKVFGEDLDVLVREAQRVSAVLATVPGVADLKVEQVTGLPVLTIDVNRRAVARYGINVADVQEIVEAAVGGVSAGEVFEGDRRFELVLRLPDAIRRDLGALENLPVPLPARGRDEGAASMASGGGLASAAGGTASALAPERRANRPAFVPLGALATIKLEEGPNQVSHENGKRRVVVQCNVRGRDLGGFVAEAQERLEAEVKLPPGYWIAWGGQFEHLLTARARLLLVVPAALGLIFGLLYLSFGTVKNALLIFTGVPLALTGGVLALWIRGLPISIAAAIGFIALSGVAVLNGLVMVTFIENTRRRGVMLDDAVHRGSVARLRAVLMTALVAALGFVPMALATGTGSEVQRPLATVVIGGIVSSTTLTLLVLPVLYRVFHRDEVTEEGVRDPA
- a CDS encoding efflux RND transporter periplasmic adaptor subunit; this encodes MSATHKVELTRGRIAVLVAGALGLACATAGITVLVEHAVHGESSHWGDLFGHGDHDHDKGEHRHGEGRGHEDHDHGDKEEGHGEGRVVLSAEALAAAGIEVAAAGPGQVEVTATLPGEVALNADTVAHVTPRVGGVVREVKRNLGDRVKKGEVLAVLDSRELADLQREALTARERLELAETSFRRQEALWQEKVTSEKEYLSAKQALAEARIEHRSATQKLAVGSGGGSKEGGYALVAPLDGTIIERHATVGEVLGGETRAFTVADLSTIWVNVTVYAKDLAQVHPGQVARVRAEGIEQRAEGKITYLSQVADEQTRSSIARVVLMNPGPAWRPGLFATADIVVSEAEVAVTVLDDAVQRLEGKDVVFVQEGEAFQVRPVRLGRRGTVEGNAVVEVRSGIAAGERYASKNSFVLKADLGKSGAAHEH
- a CDS encoding TolC family protein, with protein sequence MASLVLGVLWLVGTPASVEAAEPLTRARVVELARVAPTARRAGAEVGVARAERGAAGVFSLSNPVVAVAGGLRVNRDGRPPPAAQASFAFPFDLGGQQSARIDAAEEALRAAEAMGADTGRRVLLAALLQHAQVVRDEQELVLARARRDLARGLLTTVERRRAAGEIRETDAALATLQAAREAAAAVTVEGARDADLAVLVALLGLEALPPGVEGPLVPGGEAPSLATLLQEAGERTDVRAAVAQLASAKAKVVRERAARWPTLSVSAQYELDEGAHIGMLGIAAPLPMLNANRSAAAAAAAEVGVADAQLGATRAEATGQIRQLHARYTSTRAALEALAEVAELAKRAAALAQRSFELGESDTYSALLVRREALDAQLALLQAEHAHANAKIELFVLSGRVPR
- a CDS encoding methyltransferase family protein, which codes for MTVVPSPHATTSLIQQFHKCYIVFDIMSIEARNRALLVLLLVVLSLLLTFGVRTWLHLRDTGSTGFRGISGRPGSLPWIGGVSFALALACTVLAPLLVWLGVDRWLFLPQAALDIVGTIAALLGVAGIAWSQNAMGRSWRVGVDGAERTTLVLEGPFRAVRNPVFSFLVLGSLGLLLVLPTFTSLAALALLVLAIELQVRIIEEPYLRTTHGDTYTDYSRRTGRFVPWIGRD
- a CDS encoding phosphate/phosphite/phosphonate ABC transporter substrate-binding protein; its protein translation is MLFNRRSSPPGMPKLTFGLVPATDDACTRLHLADFCALLGELVGGVISPHRAPSPGALASAVASGRVNVAWLSPTLMVKSPGLAPVVPLVSSVRAGSPLYHAALFVDEASPITAVEQLTGARAAWVAPSSASGYLFPRAALRRRGFDPRSLFSTETFHNTHGKVAEAVLHGHADVGATFAVYEDGESSHGMLRAGFLDVVPGRRGRVLDVAGPIPADLIASLPDVPIFARSALTVSLQRIADHPEAREPLRSLFGVERFAPFAAAGARALRTLVDFGREPATAASYG